A genomic window from Lentibacter algarum includes:
- a CDS encoding HAD-IA family hydrolase has protein sequence METVIFDLDGTLADTSGDLLAAANACFQQMGEGDVLTQADAGVALRGGKFMLRAGLERLGRPDEAVVEAFYPVLLEAYAADLDRRTVFYDGALDAVEALKLDGFGVGICTNKPEALAVELMRRLGALDRFASLVGADTLPVRKPDPEPLFEAARRAGGHPERCLLVGDSDTDRNTARAAGVPSVLVTFGPSGEDMAALEPEALLHDFADLPAIARALLR, from the coding sequence ATGGAAACGGTTATTTTTGATTTGGACGGCACATTGGCGGACACCAGTGGCGATTTGCTCGCTGCGGCCAACGCTTGCTTTCAGCAGATGGGCGAGGGCGATGTGCTCACGCAGGCTGATGCGGGCGTCGCTTTGCGTGGGGGGAAGTTTATGCTGCGCGCCGGGCTTGAGCGGCTCGGGCGGCCTGATGAGGCGGTGGTTGAGGCGTTTTATCCTGTGCTGCTTGAGGCCTATGCTGCAGATTTAGACCGGCGTACCGTGTTTTATGACGGGGCATTGGACGCAGTGGAGGCTTTGAAGCTAGATGGCTTTGGCGTTGGGATCTGTACGAATAAACCCGAAGCGTTGGCTGTGGAGCTGATGCGCCGCTTGGGGGCGCTCGACCGCTTTGCGAGCCTTGTGGGCGCGGATACGCTGCCTGTGCGCAAACCTGACCCTGAGCCATTGTTTGAGGCGGCGCGCCGTGCGGGCGGGCATCCAGAGCGCTGTCTGTTGGTGGGTGATAGCGACACTGACCGCAATACTGCGCGCGCAGCGGGGGTGCCGTCGGTCTTGGTTACATTCGGACCGTCTGGCGAAGATATGGCTGCACTTGAGCCAGAAGCCTTGCTGCATGATTTTGCGGATTTGCCAGCGATCGCGCGTGCGCTTCTGCGTTAG
- the glmU gene encoding bifunctional UDP-N-acetylglucosamine diphosphorylase/glucosamine-1-phosphate N-acetyltransferase GlmU: protein MSINLVILAAGKGTRMKSDSAKVLHKVAGAPLLIHAMKAGTSLEPQNIVIVAGHEADAVSAAALAYDESAQIVLQTEQKGTGHAVLCTKDALQGATGDLLVLYGDTPFISPETLDTMRSARARFDVVVLGFEAADPARYGRLVMDGNTLERIVEFKDASDEERDISFCNSGVILCSTAHMFELLAQVTNDNAGEEYYLTDIIGLARAAGLSATAVACSEAETMGVNSRTDLAAAEAAFQARARADALEAGVTLTAPETVFFAHDTYIGPDTIIEPNVIFGPEVTIENGAHIRAFSHLEGAHVSRGAVVGPYARLRPGAELSENVHVGNFVEIKNATLAEGAKANHLTYIGDATIGEGTNIGAGTITCNYDGVFKHHTHIGARAFIGSNTMLIAPVSVGDEAMTATGAIVNKDVPDGALAISRIPQDNKLNLARKLFDTLRAKKARQQNEDE from the coding sequence ATGAGTATCAACCTGGTTATTCTAGCCGCGGGCAAAGGCACGCGGATGAAATCTGACAGCGCAAAGGTGCTTCACAAGGTTGCGGGGGCGCCACTGCTGATCCACGCAATGAAAGCTGGCACCAGCCTTGAGCCACAAAATATTGTGATTGTGGCAGGCCATGAAGCCGACGCCGTGAGCGCCGCGGCTCTTGCCTATGACGAGAGCGCCCAGATTGTTCTGCAAACAGAACAAAAGGGCACGGGTCACGCTGTTCTCTGCACCAAAGATGCGCTCCAAGGCGCCACGGGCGATTTGCTTGTCCTCTATGGTGACACACCGTTTATCAGCCCCGAAACACTCGACACCATGCGCTCCGCCCGCGCGCGCTTTGACGTTGTGGTGCTCGGCTTTGAAGCCGCTGACCCCGCCCGCTATGGCCGCCTTGTGATGGATGGCAATACGCTGGAACGGATCGTTGAATTCAAAGATGCGTCAGATGAAGAACGCGATATAAGCTTCTGTAATAGCGGAGTTATACTCTGCTCAACAGCACATATGTTTGAGCTGCTCGCGCAGGTTACAAATGACAACGCAGGCGAGGAATACTACCTCACTGACATCATCGGTCTCGCTCGCGCAGCGGGCCTATCTGCCACTGCGGTGGCCTGTTCAGAGGCAGAAACCATGGGGGTCAACTCCCGCACGGATCTCGCCGCCGCAGAGGCTGCTTTTCAGGCCCGCGCCCGCGCTGATGCGCTCGAAGCAGGTGTAACACTCACTGCCCCCGAGACAGTTTTCTTTGCCCATGACACATACATTGGCCCAGATACAATCATCGAGCCCAACGTGATCTTCGGCCCAGAAGTTACCATCGAAAATGGCGCCCACATTCGTGCATTTTCCCATCTCGAGGGCGCACATGTCAGTCGCGGGGCGGTTGTTGGCCCCTACGCCCGCCTGCGCCCAGGTGCGGAGCTGTCTGAAAACGTGCATGTCGGCAATTTCGTCGAGATCAAAAACGCGACCCTCGCTGAGGGTGCCAAGGCCAACCACCTTACCTATATTGGCGACGCCACAATAGGCGAAGGCACCAACATAGGCGCAGGCACAATCACCTGCAACTATGACGGCGTCTTCAAACATCACACCCATATCGGCGCACGCGCCTTCATCGGCTCGAACACCATGCTGATTGCGCCTGTGTCAGTGGGAGATGAAGCGATGACAGCCACAGGTGCAATCGTGAACAAAGATGTGCCCGATGGGGCCCTCGCGATCTCACGCATTCCGCAAGACAACAAACTAAATCTCGCGCGCAAGCTCTTTGACACACTCAGAGCCAAAAAAGCCCGGCAACAAAACGAGGACGAGTAA
- a CDS encoding ASCH domain-containing protein: MKTLQEIIDANPEAETFRFGDSKKLCDSILALIRSGKKTATCEALLVYGKGGDEMPEVGRRDVALEWDGRPAVMLETVEVTTRRFGDMDEDFVAAQGEFRDLEHWRQGYEAYFRRNGGFDPEMELMCERFRVVEDFGGHDV, translated from the coding sequence ATGAAAACTCTACAAGAGATTATCGATGCAAACCCCGAGGCGGAGACCTTCCGTTTTGGTGACAGCAAAAAGCTATGCGACAGTATTCTCGCTCTGATCCGCAGCGGCAAGAAGACAGCCACCTGCGAGGCGCTGCTTGTCTATGGCAAGGGCGGCGACGAAATGCCCGAAGTGGGGCGGCGCGATGTGGCGCTTGAATGGGACGGGCGGCCTGCTGTGATGCTGGAGACTGTTGAGGTCACGACCCGCCGCTTTGGCGATATGGACGAAGACTTTGTCGCGGCTCAGGGCGAGTTTCGCGATTTGGAACATTGGCGGCAGGGCTATGAGGCCTACTTTCGCCGCAACGGAGGGTTTGACCCTGAGATGGAGCTGATGTGCGAGCGGTTCCGCGTTGTTGAAGATTTTGGAGGACACGATGTTTGA
- a CDS encoding AMP-binding protein: protein MLPRAATYEVLREGFHWALPERLNMAAQVLAQPSEQVAIIDLSGARREVTYGELSDMAGRLALALSARVSRGDRVGVLFSQDAWCAAAHIAIWKIGAISVPLFKLFARDALESRIGDSGLTLVVTDAEGAEMLGGLAEALLPYDLPEGDVPMVDTGSEEPAVLIYTSGTTGKPKGALHAHRMLTGHLPGVEMSHDFLGQDGDVIWTPADWAWIGGLFDVLMPGLALGVPVVAARLPKFTASEAERICREGGVRNVFFPPTALRMLKVADQEISGLRSVASGGEPLGAEMLAWGRKAFGVSINEFYGQTECNMSVSSCGALFAPVGGATGKAVPGFDVAVIDEAGQVTDGEGDIAVKRGAASMMLEYWNKPEASAEKFRGDWLVTGDRGVMESDFIRFLGREDDVISSGGYRIGPAEIEDCLMTHSAVATVGVVGKPDALRHEIVKAYVVLKDGAEASAEELQTWVKTRLASYSYPREVEFLEALPMTVTGKVIRKELKARAAEEEKT from the coding sequence ATGCTGCCTCGCGCCGCGACATATGAGGTGCTTCGGGAGGGCTTTCACTGGGCGCTCCCCGAGCGGCTCAATATGGCGGCGCAGGTTTTGGCGCAGCCCTCCGAGCAGGTTGCGATTATTGATCTGTCGGGTGCGCGGCGTGAGGTCACTTATGGTGAGTTGTCCGATATGGCGGGGCGGCTGGCGCTGGCTTTGTCGGCGCGGGTGAGTCGCGGCGATCGTGTGGGGGTTTTGTTCTCGCAGGATGCGTGGTGTGCGGCGGCGCATATTGCGATTTGGAAGATCGGGGCGATTTCTGTGCCGCTGTTCAAGCTTTTCGCGCGCGATGCTTTGGAGAGCCGTATCGGGGACAGTGGGCTAACGCTTGTTGTGACGGATGCGGAAGGTGCTGAGATGCTCGGTGGCTTGGCGGAGGCTCTCTTGCCTTATGATCTGCCTGAGGGCGATGTGCCGATGGTGGATACGGGCAGTGAAGAGCCAGCTGTCTTGATCTACACCAGTGGAACCACAGGCAAGCCCAAGGGAGCGCTGCATGCCCATAGGATGCTGACGGGGCATTTGCCTGGTGTTGAGATGAGCCATGATTTTCTCGGCCAAGACGGCGATGTGATCTGGACGCCTGCGGACTGGGCATGGATCGGTGGGTTGTTTGATGTGTTGATGCCGGGTTTGGCGCTGGGTGTGCCTGTGGTGGCTGCGCGGTTGCCCAAGTTTACCGCGAGTGAGGCGGAGCGGATTTGCCGAGAAGGGGGAGTGCGCAATGTGTTCTTCCCGCCCACGGCCCTCAGAATGTTGAAGGTGGCGGATCAGGAGATATCTGGGCTGCGCTCGGTGGCCTCTGGTGGCGAGCCGCTCGGCGCGGAGATGCTCGCATGGGGGCGCAAGGCCTTTGGGGTGAGCATCAACGAGTTTTATGGGCAGACCGAGTGCAACATGTCTGTGTCCTCCTGTGGAGCGCTGTTTGCGCCTGTGGGTGGGGCGACGGGGAAGGCTGTGCCGGGGTTTGATGTGGCCGTGATTGACGAAGCTGGCCAAGTGACGGACGGCGAGGGAGACATTGCCGTGAAGCGCGGTGCGGCGAGTATGATGTTGGAATACTGGAACAAGCCTGAGGCCTCGGCTGAGAAGTTTCGTGGCGACTGGCTTGTGACGGGGGATCGCGGTGTGATGGAAAGCGATTTCATTCGTTTTCTTGGACGTGAGGATGATGTGATTTCTTCTGGGGGTTATCGGATTGGTCCTGCGGAGATTGAAGATTGCCTGATGACCCATAGCGCGGTGGCGACTGTGGGGGTTGTGGGTAAGCCCGACGCGCTGCGCCACGAGATTGTGAAGGCTTATGTTGTCTTGAAAGATGGAGCCGAGGCGAGCGCTGAGGAGCTTCAAACATGGGTCAAGACGCGGCTGGCGAGCTATAGCTACCCCCGCGAAGTGGAGTTTCTGGAGGCCTTGCCGATGACTGTTACTGGCAAGGTGATCCGCAAAGAGTTGAAGGCACGGGCTGCCGAGGAGGAAAAGACATGA
- a CDS encoding carboxyl transferase domain-containing protein: MKLQSQAIPTSEQFKANREGHLEALRVVREAAEAAALGGGERSRERHVGRGKMLPRDRVANLLDAGSPFLEVGATAAHGMYDNAAPAAGVIAGIGMVSGQECMIVCNDATVKGGTYFPMTVKKHLRAQEIAQENRLPCIYLVDSGGANLPQQDEVFPDRDHFGRIFYNQAQMSAKGIPQIAVVMGSCTAGGAYVPAMSDVTIIVKEQGTIFLAGPPLVKAATGEVVTAEDLGGGDVHTRLSGVADYLAEDDAHALALARRAVSHLNRQRPMSVDWQTSEEPAYDPEEIFGVVPADLRTPYDIREVIARTVDGSRFDEFKPRYGETLVTGFAHVKGCPVGIIANNGVLFSEAAQKGAHFVELCSQRKIPLVFLQNITGFMVGRKYENEGIARHGAKMVTAVATTSVPKITMLVGGSFGAGNYGMAGRAYSPRFLWSWPNSRISVMGGEQAAGVLATVKRDGIERTGGTWSAEEEAKFKQPTIDMFEEQAHPLYASARLWDDGIIDPRKSRDVLALSLRAALNAPIEETRFGVFRM; encoded by the coding sequence ATGAAGTTGCAAAGCCAAGCGATCCCGACGAGCGAGCAGTTTAAGGCCAACCGCGAGGGGCATCTTGAAGCTCTACGTGTTGTCCGAGAGGCGGCGGAGGCCGCAGCGCTGGGGGGCGGTGAACGCTCGCGTGAGCGGCATGTGGGCCGTGGCAAGATGCTGCCGCGTGACCGTGTGGCCAACCTCTTGGATGCTGGGAGCCCTTTTCTGGAGGTCGGCGCGACGGCGGCGCATGGGATGTATGACAATGCCGCGCCTGCGGCGGGGGTGATTGCGGGGATCGGTATGGTCTCGGGGCAGGAATGCATGATCGTTTGCAACGATGCCACCGTTAAAGGCGGCACCTATTTCCCCATGACGGTAAAGAAGCATCTGCGCGCCCAAGAGATTGCGCAGGAGAACCGCTTGCCCTGTATCTACTTGGTCGACAGTGGTGGGGCGAACCTGCCGCAGCAGGACGAGGTTTTCCCTGACCGTGACCACTTTGGGCGGATCTTTTACAATCAGGCTCAGATGAGCGCCAAGGGTATTCCGCAAATCGCCGTGGTTATGGGGTCTTGCACGGCTGGGGGCGCTTATGTGCCTGCCATGTCTGATGTGACCATCATTGTTAAAGAGCAGGGGACAATCTTCTTGGCAGGCCCCCCCTTGGTAAAGGCGGCGACGGGCGAGGTTGTCACAGCTGAAGACTTGGGTGGCGGGGATGTGCATACGCGCCTCTCGGGTGTGGCGGATTATCTTGCAGAAGATGATGCGCATGCTTTGGCGCTGGCGCGTCGTGCCGTGAGCCATTTGAACCGTCAGCGGCCCATGAGCGTGGACTGGCAGACGAGCGAGGAGCCTGCCTATGACCCCGAAGAGATTTTTGGAGTTGTTCCCGCGGATTTGCGCACGCCTTATGACATTCGCGAAGTGATTGCGCGCACGGTGGACGGCTCGCGCTTTGATGAATTCAAGCCACGCTATGGCGAGACGCTTGTCACTGGTTTTGCCCATGTGAAGGGCTGTCCTGTGGGGATCATCGCCAACAACGGTGTTTTGTTCTCCGAAGCGGCCCAGAAGGGCGCGCATTTTGTTGAGCTTTGCAGCCAGCGCAAGATCCCGCTGGTGTTCTTGCAAAATATCACAGGCTTTATGGTTGGCCGTAAGTATGAAAACGAGGGCATCGCGCGCCACGGTGCGAAGATGGTGACAGCGGTGGCAACAACCTCTGTGCCAAAGATTACCATGCTGGTGGGCGGCTCTTTTGGGGCGGGCAACTACGGCATGGCAGGGCGGGCCTATAGCCCACGCTTCCTTTGGAGTTGGCCGAACTCGCGTATTTCTGTGATGGGGGGCGAGCAGGCGGCTGGCGTCTTGGCCACGGTTAAGCGCGACGGTATCGAACGCACGGGTGGCACTTGGTCTGCCGAGGAGGAGGCCAAGTTTAAGCAGCCGACGATTGATATGTTTGAAGAGCAGGCGCATCCGCTTTATGCCAGCGCGCGGCTTTGGGACGATGGTATAATTGATCCGCGCAAGAGTCGTGATGTTTTGGCGCTGTCGCTGCGCGCGGCTCTGAATGCACCGATTGAGGAGACACGCTTTGGCGTGTTCCGGATGTAA
- a CDS encoding isovaleryl-CoA dehydrogenase has product MFMGSMKFDLGEDVNALQEMVHRWAQERVKPMAAEIDKTNEFPNALWQEMGELGLLGITTPEEYGGAGMSYLAHVIAVEEIARASASVSLSYGAHSNLCVNQIKLNGTHEQKVKYLPKLLSGEHVGALAMSEPSAGSDVVSMKLRAEKRNDRFVLNGSKYWITNGPDAETLVVYAKTDPDAGPKGITAFIVEKSMKGFSTSPHFDKLGMRGSNTAELVFEDVEVPFENILGEEGKGVRVLMSGLDYERVVLAGIGTGIMAACLDEVMPYMAERKQFGQPIGNFQLMQGKIADMYTKMNSARAYVYEAARACDRGDITRQDAAACCLYASEEAMVVAHQAVQAFGGAGFLSDNACGRMFRDAKLMEIGAGTSEIRRMLIGRELMGMYL; this is encoded by the coding sequence ATGTTCATGGGATCAATGAAGTTTGATTTGGGCGAGGATGTGAACGCCCTGCAAGAGATGGTGCATCGTTGGGCGCAAGAGCGCGTCAAGCCGATGGCGGCTGAGATTGACAAGACCAACGAATTTCCCAACGCACTTTGGCAAGAGATGGGTGAGCTTGGTCTGCTTGGCATTACAACACCCGAAGAATACGGCGGGGCGGGCATGTCCTATCTTGCGCATGTGATTGCTGTGGAAGAGATCGCGCGCGCCAGCGCTTCTGTGTCGCTTTCGTATGGCGCGCATTCCAATCTCTGTGTGAACCAGATTAAGCTAAACGGCACCCATGAGCAGAAGGTGAAGTATCTGCCCAAGCTCTTGAGCGGTGAGCATGTCGGCGCTTTGGCGATGTCGGAGCCGAGCGCTGGCTCAGATGTTGTTTCGATGAAGCTCAGAGCCGAGAAGCGCAATGATCGCTTTGTTCTGAACGGCTCCAAATACTGGATCACCAACGGCCCTGACGCGGAAACGCTTGTGGTCTATGCCAAGACCGATCCTGACGCGGGGCCCAAGGGCATCACTGCGTTCATTGTTGAGAAATCGATGAAAGGCTTCAGCACGTCCCCGCATTTTGACAAGCTCGGGATGCGCGGCTCCAATACAGCGGAGCTGGTGTTTGAAGACGTTGAAGTGCCGTTTGAGAATATCCTTGGCGAAGAGGGCAAGGGCGTGCGCGTGCTTATGTCTGGGCTTGATTACGAGCGCGTTGTGCTTGCGGGCATCGGCACGGGGATCATGGCGGCCTGTCTGGACGAGGTCATGCCCTATATGGCCGAGCGCAAGCAATTTGGTCAGCCGATTGGCAACTTCCAGCTGATGCAGGGCAAGATTGCCGATATGTATACCAAGATGAACTCCGCACGGGCTTACGTTTATGAAGCCGCGCGCGCCTGCGACCGTGGCGATATCACCCGTCAGGATGCGGCTGCGTGTTGTCTTTATGCGTCTGAGGAGGCCATGGTTGTGGCGCATCAGGCCGTACAGGCCTTTGGCGGTGCGGGTTTCTTGTCTGACAACGCCTGCGGGCGCATGTTCCGAGATGCCAAGCTCATGGAGATTGGTGCGGGGACAAGCGAGATCCGCCGCATGCTGATTGGCCGCGAGCTGATGGGGATGTATCTCTGA
- the glmS gene encoding glutamine--fructose-6-phosphate transaminase (isomerizing), which translates to MCGIVGVLGEHEAAPLLVESLKRLEYRGYDSAGIATVDKGRLGRRRAVGKLVNLSDRLVHEPLTGKAGIGHTRWATHGAPNENNAHPHSTRQVAVVHNGIIENYRELREELAAKGIGYETDTDTETVALLTQAYLDEGQSPREAALSTVSRLTGAYALCFLFEGEEDLLIAARQGSPLAIGYGSGEMFVGSDAIALAPLTDQITYLEEGDFAFVTRTQVEILDAARRPANREIKTVEIETGQIDKGGYKHFMSKEIAEQPRVLTEVIGYYLSDDATRINLPENGFDFKTIDRLTMVACGTAFYACLTAKYWFEQIAGMPVEVDIASEFRYREPPITERTAALFVSQSGETADTLAALRYCEGKADSILSVVNVPTSSIARESNLALPIMAGPEIGVASTKAFTCQLTVLYLMALKAAHDKGRLSDTELADRLSELRSLPSAVNAALALDKSLAHAGLKLSEAQDVLFLGRGLMYPLALEGALKLKEISYIHAEAYASGELKHGPIALIDKSMPVVVKAPRDALFEKTVSNMQEVMARDGKVILITDAAGAAEAGDEAWITIVMPTAPAALTPILYAIPAQLLAYHTAVAKGTDVDQPRNLAKSVTVE; encoded by the coding sequence ATGTGTGGTATCGTAGGTGTTTTGGGCGAGCACGAGGCTGCGCCCCTTTTGGTGGAATCTCTCAAGCGGCTTGAATACCGCGGCTATGACAGCGCGGGCATTGCCACAGTCGACAAGGGTCGCCTTGGCCGCCGCCGCGCGGTTGGAAAGCTCGTCAATCTCTCCGACAGGCTGGTACACGAGCCCCTGACAGGCAAGGCTGGCATCGGCCACACCCGCTGGGCCACACATGGCGCACCCAATGAAAACAACGCCCACCCCCACAGCACGCGTCAGGTTGCCGTGGTCCACAACGGCATCATCGAGAACTACCGCGAGCTGCGCGAAGAACTTGCCGCCAAAGGCATCGGCTATGAGACAGACACCGACACAGAGACAGTCGCCCTGCTCACCCAAGCCTATCTGGACGAGGGCCAAAGCCCCCGCGAAGCCGCCCTCAGCACCGTCAGCCGCCTCACGGGCGCCTATGCCCTCTGCTTTCTCTTTGAGGGCGAGGAAGACCTGCTCATCGCCGCGCGCCAAGGCTCGCCTTTGGCAATCGGCTATGGCAGTGGCGAAATGTTCGTCGGCTCCGACGCCATCGCTCTTGCCCCGTTGACCGATCAGATCACCTATCTCGAAGAGGGTGACTTTGCTTTTGTGACACGCACGCAAGTCGAAATCCTTGATGCTGCACGCCGTCCTGCCAACCGCGAGATCAAAACTGTCGAAATTGAAACAGGCCAGATCGACAAAGGCGGCTACAAGCACTTCATGTCCAAAGAGATCGCCGAGCAACCGCGCGTTCTGACCGAGGTCATAGGCTATTACCTTTCCGATGACGCCACGCGCATCAATTTGCCTGAAAACGGATTTGATTTCAAAACGATAGACCGCCTGACCATGGTCGCCTGCGGCACGGCCTTCTATGCCTGCCTGACAGCCAAATACTGGTTTGAACAGATCGCAGGTATGCCCGTCGAAGTCGATATCGCATCCGAATTCCGCTACCGCGAGCCCCCCATCACCGAGCGCACAGCCGCGCTCTTCGTGAGCCAGTCAGGCGAAACCGCCGATACCCTCGCCGCGCTGCGCTACTGTGAGGGCAAGGCCGACAGCATTTTGTCCGTCGTAAACGTTCCAACAAGTTCAATCGCGCGTGAAAGCAATCTGGCTCTGCCAATCATGGCAGGTCCAGAAATCGGCGTGGCCTCTACAAAGGCCTTCACATGTCAGCTCACAGTGCTCTACCTGATGGCTCTCAAAGCCGCTCACGACAAAGGCCGCCTCTCGGACACAGAGCTTGCAGATCGCCTGTCTGAGCTGCGCAGCCTGCCCTCCGCAGTCAATGCGGCGCTTGCGCTCGACAAATCGCTCGCCCACGCGGGCCTCAAGCTTTCAGAGGCGCAAGATGTGCTCTTCTTGGGCCGCGGCCTGATGTATCCGCTCGCCCTCGAAGGCGCTCTAAAACTAAAAGAAATCAGCTATATACACGCCGAAGCTTATGCTTCTGGCGAGCTCAAGCATGGCCCTATCGCGCTGATTGACAAGAGCATGCCAGTGGTCGTCAAAGCCCCCCGTGATGCCTTGTTTGAAAAAACTGTATCCAACATGCAGGAAGTCATGGCGCGCGATGGCAAAGTGATCCTCATCACAGATGCTGCCGGCGCTGCCGAAGCAGGCGATGAAGCATGGATCACCATTGTGATGCCGACAGCCCCCGCGGCTCTTACACCCATTCTCTACGCCATTCCCGCGCAGCTTTTGGCCTATCACACAGCCGTTGCCAAAGGCACCGATGTGGACCAACCGCGCAATTTGGCCAAGTCGGTGACAGTGGAGTAA
- a CDS encoding aminotransferase class I/II-fold pyridoxal phosphate-dependent enzyme: MSEIFKGSFTQQEPIPEEGIEAAIAVMRTGRLHRYNLAEGELGEVAHLEQEFAAAMGAKYCLAVASGGYAMGCALRALGVKPGDKVLTNAFTLAPVPGAIASVGAVPIFVGVTERLTIDLEDLAAKADQADVLMLSHMRGHLADMDALMALCDSKGIRVIEDCAHTMGARWKGRLSGTDGIIGCYSTQTYKHMNSGEGGLLITDDAEVAARAIMLSGSYMLFERHVAAPPPEAFAEIKYQTPNVSGRMDHLRAAILRPQLARLESQCEAWNARYRAVEAGISGTAGLTVVWRPEEEHYVGSSIQFLLLDWSDAAVADVLARCAARGVELKWFGGAEPKGFTSRYDSWRYAPSAPMPKSDRILKGVVDMRLPLTFSLADCELIARIIKAEVSAVFQAAE; the protein is encoded by the coding sequence ATGAGCGAGATATTTAAAGGCAGTTTCACACAGCAAGAGCCAATCCCTGAAGAGGGGATCGAAGCCGCAATTGCAGTGATGCGTACGGGGCGGTTGCATCGTTACAACCTTGCAGAGGGCGAGCTGGGCGAAGTCGCGCATCTTGAGCAGGAGTTCGCTGCGGCAATGGGGGCGAAATACTGCCTTGCTGTGGCCTCGGGCGGATATGCCATGGGCTGCGCCTTGCGTGCGCTTGGGGTGAAACCAGGCGATAAGGTTTTGACCAATGCCTTCACGCTGGCACCTGTGCCCGGAGCGATTGCGAGCGTTGGAGCTGTGCCCATTTTTGTCGGGGTGACCGAACGTCTGACGATTGATCTTGAAGATCTTGCGGCCAAGGCCGATCAGGCGGATGTGCTAATGCTCAGTCATATGCGGGGGCATCTTGCGGATATGGATGCTTTGATGGCGCTGTGTGACAGCAAGGGCATCCGCGTGATTGAAGATTGTGCACATACAATGGGTGCACGTTGGAAGGGGCGGCTTTCTGGAACGGACGGGATCATCGGGTGTTACTCGACGCAGACCTACAAACATATGAACTCGGGAGAGGGCGGTCTGCTCATCACGGATGATGCCGAAGTTGCGGCGCGCGCCATCATGCTTTCGGGGTCCTATATGCTTTTTGAGCGCCATGTGGCTGCGCCGCCGCCTGAAGCCTTTGCTGAGATCAAATACCAGACGCCCAATGTTTCTGGACGCATGGATCATTTGCGTGCGGCCATCTTGCGCCCGCAGCTGGCGCGGCTAGAGAGCCAGTGCGAGGCATGGAATGCGCGATATCGTGCTGTTGAGGCTGGGATCAGCGGGACAGCGGGTCTGACAGTCGTTTGGCGGCCAGAGGAGGAGCACTATGTTGGCTCTTCGATCCAGTTTCTTCTGTTGGACTGGTCTGATGCGGCCGTCGCAGACGTGCTTGCGCGCTGTGCGGCGCGCGGTGTTGAGCTTAAATGGTTTGGTGGGGCTGAGCCAAAGGGGTTCACCAGTCGCTATGACAGTTGGCGCTATGCGCCAAGCGCGCCGATGCCCAAAAGCGATAGAATTCTGAAGGGCGTTGTCGATATGCGCCTGCCGTTGACCTTTAGCCTTGCAGATTGTGAGCTGATCGCGCGGATTATCAAGGCCGAGGTCAGCGCTGTTTTTCAGGCGGCGGAGTAA